A portion of the Kribbella jejuensis genome contains these proteins:
- a CDS encoding carbohydrate ABC transporter permease: MRTRPTTRVLQYVAVLAYLVFLGFPLLWLISSSLKSPQEFASITPSILPKHVEFSNYSDALTEQGLIRGLGNSLQISIYSTILVLIVALPVSYALARFRSRLRPLTNGWILVSQVFPVILIVIPLFMILRPLHLTNTIPGVVIVYMVWSLPFALWMLQGYVAAVPRELEEAASVDGASRLRTIVSIVMPLLRPGLIATAMFTFISAWNEFFFALVLLQDPQLKTLPLVLARFVGAEGQVQFGPLAAASVLATVPSLVFFAFLQRRLTSGLLSGAVKG, from the coding sequence ATGAGAACCCGGCCGACAACCCGCGTCCTCCAGTACGTCGCCGTCCTCGCGTATCTGGTCTTCCTCGGCTTTCCGCTGCTCTGGTTGATCTCCAGCTCGTTGAAGTCACCGCAGGAGTTCGCGAGCATCACCCCGTCGATCCTGCCCAAGCACGTCGAGTTCTCGAACTACTCCGACGCGCTGACCGAGCAGGGCCTGATCCGCGGTCTCGGCAACAGCCTGCAGATCTCGATCTACAGCACGATCCTGGTGCTGATCGTCGCGCTGCCGGTCTCGTACGCGCTGGCGCGTTTCCGCAGCCGGCTGCGACCGCTGACGAACGGCTGGATCCTGGTCAGCCAGGTGTTCCCGGTGATCCTGATCGTGATCCCGCTGTTCATGATCCTTCGGCCCCTGCACCTGACCAACACCATCCCCGGCGTGGTGATCGTGTACATGGTCTGGTCGCTCCCGTTCGCGCTGTGGATGCTGCAGGGGTACGTCGCCGCGGTACCGCGGGAGCTCGAGGAAGCCGCGTCCGTGGACGGCGCGTCACGGCTGCGCACGATCGTTTCGATCGTGATGCCGCTGCTCCGGCCGGGGCTGATCGCGACCGCGATGTTCACCTTCATCTCGGCGTGGAACGAGTTCTTCTTCGCGCTGGTCCTGTTGCAGGACCCGCAGCTCAAGACCCTCCCGTTGGTGCTCGCCCGCTTCGTCGGTGCCGAGGGCCAAGTGCAGTTCGGGCCGCTCGCCGCCGCCTCGGTACTCGCGACCGTGCCAAGTCTCGTGTTCTTCGCCTTCCTCCAGCGTCGGCTGACGTCCGGCCTGCTGAGCGGCGCAGTCAAAGGTTAG
- a CDS encoding ABC transporter substrate-binding protein produces the protein MMKKVMTALLAVGALVTLAACGGNSNDNNSSGSGSSNEKVTLKFQSLAFQKSTVAATKKIVDDWNAANPNIQVEYVQGSWDSVHDQLVTQFQGGTAPDIIHDESADITGFINQGYLADLSPYLSQQTKDAVSQGVWDTTSKDGKIYGAPTLLQSYVVFGNTALLKAAGVNATGDSLSWDDFAADAKKLTKPGKFGLGWGLKSPTATMLNLGLNFDAKYFEGSGQDAKATVGDAELEVPKRIHAMAYDDKSIDPTSLTLGGTDVLPGFYAGKYAMIVAGNYVAQQILSEAPKGFQWEVLPPLKGTSTKQAANPQTLSVPAEGKHIEQSAKFIDFFMKAENLAAVGQGDQLIPSTQAARDAIQKATGGKNGWQQTLASGTELTKAPFQSVDNYPKWKDQIATPAFQEFLANKTDLATLGKKLSDGWGQVNN, from the coding sequence ATGATGAAAAAGGTCATGACCGCGTTGCTCGCGGTGGGGGCGCTGGTGACGCTCGCCGCGTGCGGGGGCAACAGCAACGACAACAACAGCAGCGGCTCGGGCAGTTCGAACGAGAAGGTCACGCTCAAGTTCCAGAGCCTCGCCTTCCAGAAGAGCACCGTCGCGGCGACCAAGAAGATCGTCGACGACTGGAACGCCGCCAATCCGAACATCCAGGTCGAGTACGTCCAGGGCAGCTGGGACTCGGTGCACGACCAGCTGGTGACCCAGTTCCAGGGCGGGACCGCACCGGACATCATCCACGACGAGTCCGCCGACATCACCGGCTTCATCAACCAGGGCTACCTCGCGGACCTCTCGCCGTACCTGAGCCAGCAGACCAAGGACGCCGTCTCGCAGGGCGTCTGGGACACCACCTCGAAGGATGGCAAGATCTACGGCGCGCCGACGCTGCTGCAGTCGTACGTCGTGTTCGGCAACACGGCGCTGCTCAAGGCCGCGGGGGTCAACGCGACCGGTGATTCGCTGAGCTGGGACGACTTCGCCGCGGACGCGAAGAAGCTGACCAAGCCCGGCAAGTTCGGTCTCGGCTGGGGCCTGAAGAGCCCGACCGCGACGATGCTGAACCTCGGCCTGAACTTCGACGCGAAGTACTTCGAGGGCAGCGGCCAGGACGCGAAGGCGACCGTCGGTGACGCCGAGCTCGAGGTGCCGAAGCGGATCCACGCGATGGCCTACGACGACAAGTCGATCGACCCGACCTCGCTGACCCTGGGCGGTACCGACGTGCTGCCCGGGTTCTACGCCGGCAAGTACGCGATGATTGTGGCCGGCAACTACGTCGCGCAGCAGATCCTCTCCGAGGCGCCGAAGGGCTTCCAGTGGGAGGTGCTGCCGCCGCTGAAGGGCACCAGCACCAAGCAGGCCGCGAACCCGCAGACGCTGTCGGTGCCGGCCGAGGGCAAGCACATCGAGCAGTCCGCGAAGTTCATCGACTTCTTCATGAAGGCCGAGAACCTGGCCGCGGTCGGCCAGGGCGACCAGCTGATCCCGAGCACCCAGGCGGCCCGGGACGCGATCCAGAAGGCGACCGGCGGGAAGAACGGCTGGCAGCAGACGCTTGCCTCCGGCACCGAACTGACCAAGGCGCCGTTCCAGAGCGTGGACAACTACCCGAAGTGGAAGGACCAGATCGCGACGCCGGCGTTCCAGGAGTTCCTGGCGAACAAGACCGACCTCGCGACCCTGGGCAAGAAGCTGAGCGACGGATGGGGTCAGGTCAACAACTGA